The Chroicocephalus ridibundus chromosome 4, bChrRid1.1, whole genome shotgun sequence genome contains the following window.
GTTCCCGTTCCCGCAGCCGCAAGTCTTACAGCAGGTCAAGGAGTAGGAGCCGTAGCAAGTCTCGATCAGTTAGTAGATCTCCAATGCCAGAGAAAAACCAGAAGCGTGGTTCTTCCAGTAGATCTAAATCCCCATCATCTGTGGATCGGCAGAGGTCTAGATCGAGGTCCAGATCTGTTGACAGTGGCAACTGAACTATAAGTAACTTGCCCTGGGGGCCCTTTTTTAAACCATACTTGCTAAAAACTTGTGGTAAGTATGTGACTTTCTGGGGGAAGGGtttggatggggaggggggagggatgggggggactTTGTAGATGTGGACCATGGTGGGAAGGGTTATTGACTAATTGTATTAAATGTTTTTTGATAACCCTTTTCTTGCTCACATTTTTGTGAATGTCTGAAGTGTATAGTTTGTGTATATTGGTAGAGCTCTTTTTAACTAAAGCGGACAAATTTTTTTGTActccgaggaaaaaaaaaaaatcatctgaacaCTTAATTCCCAGTATATTGAACTGTGAATAGCAACTCAGAACACTAGTTTAATATTGCAAATTAAACTAATAGCTTTAGGCATCTAAGAGCTCTACATGTGCTGTACATAAAGCTTTATTTCAGAGGgtattttttttgtgcttttgaacCGGTGTTTCAGTTATAGGTCAGCAGATTAAGTGCTGGTCGGTACTggtaataaaatgttattttaaaagcttttcatttaataCGACTTGCACTACACTAAGAAAATGCCCATTTCACTGCCCTGTGGTAATAATAGTCTATAAAGCACCCTAATTCTTGATACTTAAGAACTAAATAGCTAAAATAAAGTATAAAGAAACACGTCTCTGCTTCTGGTGTGTTCTTACTGTTAATAAAGTCTTTGTGACTGCGCCTCTTGTTGGACAGCGTTAAAGTGTTTCTTAAAGATGGGTCTGCAGCAAAGCTGTAGTTGAGTGTTTTGGGTGTGAGGGAGTAATTAGTTCCTCTTAAGTACATCATGCTCTGTCCTTAAATATCTTTATGTCCTGAAATAAGGACCTTGATAATAAGGAGAATCATGCTGTCATAGTTCATAGCAGAAAGTCGAGTCATTTAAGGTTTTAATCTCTGCTCGGATAATAAGCATGGAATATAAAAGTTGGATGTAGCAGGCATATGTCATTAGTGTGTTTGTGCACCTGTGTATGAGAGGACATTGAGGTGTGGATAAAGCATTTTTATAGGCATTAGTGCTCGTTCTGCAGAAAGAGGAGGGATTTTTAAGTTGGTGGGTGGGAGTGCTGCAGCCTTACCAGGACAGCAACCCTCTGCCATCCCTGTGTCTATCAAACCCTCATCCATGTTGCAAGAGAGAGctttagaatttaatttaaaaaagaacatgttTTCTTATAAAGTGTTTTACAAAGCTACTCCAGTAATTCACTGAAACCTTTAAAAAGATCTCTAGAGCCTAGTCTGGCCTTTGGATGCAAggcgcttctgtttggagcgagGTCTGGCCTTGGGGGAGGTTGGTCGTCGGGTGTCTCTGCAGgccctgctgccttttctttgtgCTGTTGCAATGCTCTCGTTAATGTGTTCGAGCGAAAACAAGCTTTTGTGCCTTGTGAATTTGACCTTTGAAGGTGGCACTGTATCAAACTGTGCGGGAGCAGGCACTGTGTACACAGTTAATTGGATTATTACTAGTCTGCTTTGgggagacactggcacaggttgcccagggaagttgcgaTGGCCCCTTCTGTGGATGTgtttgaggccaggctggacggggctttgagcagcctggtctaacggctggtgtccctgcccagggcagggcgttggaactaggtgatctttaatgtgCCTCACGACCTAAACCATTTTCTGAGCGGGAGGCTTCTTCTCAGAGGTTAGCAGTTCAGATGCTGGATTACCTTAAGAGGTGTGGAAGAAGGAGGGCTTTAACCTCTGGGGGGTAAAGGGGCAGCATTAGCTGCAAGGTTAGCTGCTCTCTCAGGTCGGTCGATCCTTCCTGCTTACTTGAACAACTAGGGGTGTCTGTGATCAAGTGGGACTTGGGCACCTGGGCTCAACAGGAGCCCGGGTGGCTGAAGGCACCTGATGATTGGAAAGGGGTGGAATTTCAGACGCTTCCCTCCCTCAGGCTAAATATGAAGTACTACCTCCTCTATAAATAGCTGTTCCGAATTCTGTTTCTAAACCCCATGACTTGCCTTGCAAAGCAGCATGAAtagatttctgcattttatttggGGAGCTGGCTGTTGTGGCGGCAAACTTTTGGTGTAGAACAAGCTCCCAGGCTTTGCGTTACGGAGGGTTACATTGACTTCTGGCCAGAAATGATTCTGCAGCGATGAAGCTGAGGTTCTTGGTACAAGCCTGTTTATTCATCTTAGTTCAGATGGAGTACTTCAGGTTACAACGCGTACTTAGCACATTGGATCTCTTAATGCCGGTATTCCCTCATACCTCGTATTTGTGGTGTGACAGTAGCTAGATGGTGCCCTGAAGGGGTGTTGTATTTAGTTCGCTGACTCCTACAAAGCGGGGAGCATTCAAGGCTTGTGTCATTTCAGAGGCACGGCTTGCAGGCCCCAAACTTGACGTAGTAAGGCAGTTTGCACGGCCGTGTTCAGTTTCTGTGGGCTCTGTTGCGTGGAGAGCAGTGGCGGTACACCGCACCATGCGTGGGGTCTGGAGAATGGGAGCGACCAGCAACCCACGGGCTGCTCAGCTGCACCCAGGGTCTTGGTGGCCCCTGCACTGAGAAACTTTCACGCCTCGTTTTGGGTCTGTGTTAGAGAAATTACGTGAATCTTCAGCGATGTCTTTGAGAGCTGCTTCCAACATGTGCCAGCGGGACAATGCCAGgtaagtgaaattaaaaaagggaaactgATGCGGGCAGTGATTTGCAAACGTACAAAACCCGGGGCAGTCACTTGGCACCATGGCCCTAAGCTGTCCCAAAGGGTTGTCGTGACGACTTGAAAGTCACTGGAAGTCTCCCTCGTGGGCAGGCGGGGAGAGGCTTAGTGTGGAGCAAGGTCTTTGGGAAATAGCGGTGAGGCCGCAGAAGGCTCCGTGGGGGTCCCCTTGTGTGGCGTGAAATGAGCACACGGATGAGTGTCTTACACAGAACTGCTAGAGACCTGCGAGCCGGCTGCAGGAGGTGGTGCTCGGAGGGGTGGCGACAGCAGCTGCCGCAGGATCCGCCTGTGTTGTGTTCCTGGTTTCCCAGCGTTTCTGCAGGGTCTTGACGTTGGTTTCATTTCTTGAGCAGTAACTGCGTCCCCAGCTGCACGCGTCGTTTTtgctgcatctgaagaaaaagaaaaaagtactgagAAGAGGCAGTTGTGAACCCAGGTTGTGGAAATGCTGCGACACAGCTACAGTTGGGGTTGCTGGGTGATttaaagcaaaaggaaggaaGTCGTGAGTCCTGTCAAAATATTTAGGCCATTTTGCTTCCAGTCATTTGTGAATCAGAGGCTGGAAAGCCGCCCTTCTTAAAGTAGTCTTGCAAACACCTGCGTGGCTGGTTCCAATATCAACCGCCCTGCGCTGCAGGCACACCTGAGGGCccaaaatgagcattttttttccccaatagcaGTCATCCTTCAGCGGTAGCTGTAAGACAGAGTGAAGTGCTCCTGTAGCAGCTGCTCCTCTGTCCCAAGGGGCTGGAGAAAGCTGGTCTGGAAGCATCAGAGGGATGAGTGGGGTAGGACCTCATTCGGCCCTGCATTCTCCAGCCATCTTCTCAGACACTCAGCTGGGCTTTGGCAGTATGGACCTGCTGAAGTCGGAGAAGAGCCTACCTCGCGTCTATACCAATACtgtatgtatattttaattaAGCTCGAATCTATTTGTGTACTTCTCTAGCAGGAGATCCACACGCTTccttccttcagctgcagcactCGACAGTTCTGtccttttcctccccccgccACTCCAAAAGTGACGTCCTTCAGTGAATCTCAGCAGTTTATGGTGAAGCTGGAATTTGCTGCATTAAAGAATATCTGATATTCTGTAGTTTTAGGGAGCGTGCATGTGACTGTTCTTGGCGCGTGCTCAGTGCAAATCACAGCTTTTGTAGGATGCCCGTCCTAATTTAAGCACAGGACTCTGAAAATCTCGGAGCGCTGATGATGTAGATAGTAGGTCGCTGTATGAAACATTCTGCTAATGAAAGAAGTCATAATTTCTAATGTTACCTATGAATTTTGGTCTGATTTGTATTTAATGCATTGGGTATGGTAACTGAGTTAGAGGGCAAGCCAATTCTGCCCCTAGAAAGCAGAAATTCATTGGTAATTATATGTAAACATGCGTGGTTCGGATTGGAaaatagaaataggaaaaaaaaggaaatacaggagCAAAGCTGTACTTGCCATTTGGTTTCTTTATTCTGTCATGGATCCTAAAGACCAGGATCAGCAGAAGTCCCTCTCCAAGCTGGAACAGCAAGTAGAGGAGCGGGAAGAAGTACAGGGGGCCGATGATTTCTGGGGCGAAGGCGACCTTGAGGATAGTGGAGCAAAGCTGTACGTTCTGGCAGCCAGTTTCCATGCACACTGTCCGCCTGCATCTGAAGGAGGAAAAGTTAAACAGATGACAGATTTAATCCACTCTTTTTAACAATTTGAAAAGAAGCCCGCCCACCCTGCTGTTGCAATGCTTCGTGCATTCGCCTCTGCTAAAATCTGCTTCATGAGGAGCAATACTGGCGTCCATCCCTAGAAGGTTTTGCCTCGTGCTCCCTTTGCAACGTGCAGGGACAGGTCACGTTATAAATGTGGACTTTGTGCTTAATGGAGTTTGGAGACATTGCATCCCGCTCCAGGCACTGCAGCTTCCTGCAGGAAAGGAATCCGCTTCCAAGGTGCGAAGGTAAAAAATAGTGAAGCCTAGAGGGCTTCCTACCTGCATTAGATAggatgggaaagggaaggagagggttTTACATGCAAGGTTTCCATTCTGAATTCCTGGGCTTTCAGCTGAATGCATTGACTGGTTTGGGATAATTATAGCTGAGGAACAGTTGTGTCGCTTCAGGCTTGCTCTCTGTTGGTATTCCCTAATTCTTTGTTGTTCTTCGGTGCTATTCCTtctcttcatcccccagcttCGTTACTGAGAGGCTGGTAATGCATGCCTAGCAGGTCACTGGTGACCCCAAGCCAAACCCATCCGTCTGCTTGTTCAGTGAACCTGCATAACGGACTTCCACCCCTTCCGTGGTGTTCAGGCACCCGTGTCAAACACTGCTCCAGCTGAGCAGAGCTTGAACGCATTTCTCTCCCCACTCAAGGTGTGGGAGTCCTGACTGGGACAGCTTGCGGTGTGTCTGCTCATACTCCTAGGGCCTGTCCTGGGAGACTGCAATCAGTCTTTATATTACAAAAGTACATTCGTGTTGAAACCCACATTTTCACCATTGCTCCATAGACCAGAGCTGTCATACCTCTCTGTTCTTCTGGTGACAGAGAGTGAGGAGAGGGGGAAGTGGAGGAACATACCGTTCATTAAGCTTGAAGACTGCGGAGAGAACATAGCCCAGCAGGAATCCAATAAAAGGCATCAAGGCAGAAGATCCCAGGAGGGATGGTGAGAAGATGGCCGTGATACTGCTTCCCACACTGGCCACAGACAGAACGATTATTGCAGCAGATGACAGCAGAAACACAACCATCCCTGCCTAAAATGAAAGTGGTCAAGACAACAGACAAGAGAGAAATCCCCAGCAAAATTTGCCTCAGCTGTTGGAGGCGGCTGTGCCTAGTTCCCTGCCTATCACATAAGTATATAGTGAGAATGCGTAAGTGCCTTTTATGGACATAAATGTGACAAGTAATCAAGAAGAGACCACCCTGAGGTGTTATCTAGAGAGACCTTAAACAATCAAGTACCTTTCTGGTCTATGTGCAAAACAACGGGTACTTGCTCCACCAGCCACTTGTTACTCAGCTATTGCTGTGTGTCTCTCTGTCCAGGTCCCTTCGTGGGTCGAGTCCACACAAAGGTGGGGAGGAAACCACTTTACTCACAGGTAGAGTCTGCCTGCAGCAGGCATGGAAGGTGGTGGCTGCATTTTCAGATTGTCTCGCTGCCGTTGGGTGATTCGGCAGGTGAAGCAGCTGGGGAATTTTGGGAGGCAGAATACACAGCTTTCCTGCCTGTCTCTCCACTTTGGAGTCCAATTTGGATGGAGTTCCCcaggtgttttttaaaagcaagtctcCACCCCCTTCGTCTTTTGCAGAGAAGATAAATGGAAAGGTGGTGTTAGCAGAAAGGAGCAAGACCCAGGGGTCGGCTGGGCTGGTGCAGGTCACCTACTCATGCTAGGCTTTTAAAGCGTTTTCTGAAACAGTCCAGTCATTACTGCCCTGTGCTTTGAAGAGCTCTGGTCCTCCTGCATCTGGTCTAGCCTGACTCCTGGGTTCTCATGCTTCTTAGAGGTTAGTGATTCCTAATGTCGTTTTATCAGGTCTGTTACGGAGTCTTGGCACCCAATTCTTGCTGTGCTTGGTCCCAGTTTCTCTGAGATGAAGCCTTAGTGAAAGAAACTATGAAAAGCAGGTTTACAAAGTTGTTAACAGCTCTCTGGGTACTGCTGTTAACAGTACCCAGAAGCTCTTGAGCTAGGCGATGGTGTAGCTGGTTGTCCAgatttcccttttgctgtttaaATGCCTGATGTGCAAAGGAGGCAGGGAGATGATGCCAGGCATAAATGGGTGCTTAGTGATCTAGTGGCTTCTGCTGGACACATATCTCATTGATGCAGGCAGCAACTGTGATGTGACTTTTGCCCTGTGCTAGACCTCTGAGAACAGTGGGGtcggtttttttgttttgtttgcgtCTCTTTTGgagttgtgggggttttgtttttgttctttaaaatctgGGGTCTGCTTTGGTTCCAGCAGTAGCTGGGGGCAGTGCCTATGAGGCTCATTAGTGCCGCTTGTAGCAAATGAAAATGAAGCTAAAACTGAAGCCAGCAAAGAAGAGCAGGGTAGAAAGTTGCCTACAAAATGTTGTTTGTCTGGAAAAGGTGGAGGACTTCTCTTtggacaaatattttaatgattaaagTGGTGAAGTGGATGTTGTGAGTTCTGTCCTTGACTCTCTCATTGATTTGTGGCATGCCTTAAAGAAGTTAATGTTTCTGTGCCTCTAGTTTTGAAAACTTCCTTGAGGCCCTCGGTTGAAAGACAACTAGCCCAGGATACTTCTTACCTTGATGATAAAGCCAGTGTACTGTGGTTTCTTCTCATTCAAGATGATGCCGATGGCACAGGGGATTAGCATTAGGACCAGGGAGGTGATTATTCCTTTGTAAGGCACCTTGCCCTCCAAATCATCCTCGTATAGTCCTCCCGAGTAAAGGTACAGAAGCAGAGGCATTAGTCCAATTGCCAGGATCGTCGAGCATGCGGTCATTACAATGCTGAGTTGAAGAAAGGACCCTTCAGCAGAAGAATGACACTTCCTTTATGGAATACGCTCATTTTTCTTACTAACCAGGACGCGTGGCTTTAATGTGAGATGTTACCTTGCTCTTTCCCAGCCTGTCACTGAGGTTTCCCCATCACTATCAAGTTGTATAAGGATGTGGTATGAACAGAGAGGGGGGAAGACGACTCAAGTTCTAGACAAGCTCAGAGAGAACCCGCTGAAACGTGGGTGCAGCTCACATTTCAGAAATTCACAAGTGACAGAGAAATTAATAGTTGATACTTCCCCCCTGGATATTGTTTTAACACTAGGGTTCGTTGGATTGTGGGGTTGTGCTAGTTCAACCTTTCTCACTGATGCAGCATCTCCAGGCAGCGTGCTCAGTTTACGTAGAGCTATGTGCTGCTATATGGATAGATATAGCATATATATGCTATATGTACTCTTGTGTAGAGACGAAAAAGTGTTCCTGCACCCACCTCATCAAGAGCAGCATGCCATATGCTTCAGAGAAAGGTACAAAATCCCATTTTATTATAAAACTGGGACAAATTGATTCATTGAGCGATATGggtgctttaaaaatattctagatTTAGTATTTCGGTCTTTGTCCAGCTTCTTGGGGATTGCTAATGTTGATTAAGCTAGTTTTGGAACCAGTCATACCAGACTAAGTTGGCCTGGGCAATGAACACGCGCTCAGCTTGCCTTACCTGAGGTTCATGTCCCCTCTCAGTGCCAGGCTAAAGACGTTGGAGAGGTTTCCCCCTGGGCAGCAGCCACAGATGAGGATGGCCAGGGATTCGATAGCACCCAGCTGGAAAAGCTTGCCCAGCACAAATGCGGTCAAGGGCATGACGCCGTACTGAGCCATTACAGCAATTGCCACGCCTTTGGGTTTCCTGAGGTGAGTTGTGATCTTGGCTATCTCCATTGTACACCCCAGAGATACCATGATGACAAAGAGGACCACAATAAGGATCACATTCAGGGCTTTGTCTGTGGCCTGCTGGCCGAACGCAAGCGGTGGTGCCTCACTGGCCACGGAGTTGCTCTGTGTGCAACCTGGGCTCCGAAGCTCTGGGCTCTCAAGGGCCCCCTTGGTTTTGTTCATCCTGCTGAAGAGCTTAGAGGTCCCCCCTTCTGTAAGTAGCTGGGAAGATGAAGAAGGGATTAATTCAGAAATCCAAATAACATCCAATTAATGCAAGCAAAACATGAAATCTCTTTCCGGCCACCCCCCTTGCTGTTTAGCAGCTGTTGAAACAGAAATCCGTGTTTTGAGCAATCAGCTGTGAACCCCATTCCCTTCATTAATACGTTGTGCAGTGTGATGTAGCTTCTGCTCTGGCCCCCCAGCTCTTCCAGCCTCTGCTCTCACCGTGAGAACACGGGCAGGGCTGGTGAGAGCGAGGGGGAGGCTCATTAAAAACTGGTAAAGATGGGCATTTCATACaagggaaaatgaaacagaagaactCTCGTCCACAAGATACTGCTGAGGCCAACACTTAAAACCGTGATGCATCCAGAGTACTTTAAGTATTTTATAACCCTTGTTATAAATATACTTCTGGCCATAAACCAATCTCTTGATAGGAGGGCTAGGAAGAAACGTGGATGAATAGTTTCTATGGCAAACTCTTAGGGGCCttcctgtctctcttccttcaAAATATTGTTCCCTTCTGAGCGTTGAGAGGAGGCGCTGCATGGCAGGAGCCTCAACGGACCTCTGCATGCACAGCCGTGcttgctgcagcacagcagtgtTGCTCGCAGGACCTGAGATGCCTGCACCACTGGCTGGATCGTGGTGCAGGGTACCACCCGAGCTCTCCAAGCAAAGGCAAGAAGGTGATTCTTACTCACCCTGGACCGGTGCCTGCCTAGTTCTTTCAGTACCAGCATGCAGAGCTCTAGTgtgcagggaaaagggagatggGTGGCTGGAGCTCGGTCAGGAAGAGGGGTCGGAGAGGTGGCTGGCAAAGattcttcctccagctgctgcagaggtgaCATCTGTCCAtgcccctgctgctccctgtaCCCTGGCTGTACAGGGGACGTGCTTTCCTGCATCTGCCATGCTGGGGAACAGCACGTTGCCTGCCCGTCCCCAGGTACCTCCCTCATCCCTCTGCAGGTTTTGCCCTCATTTATGGAGTGAATGGACCTGAGGCAACCCCTAGGTCAGGCATGGGACTCCAGAAACACACAGAGCTGAACACGTTAAACTAGAGCAAAGCAAATGCTGTTACCTTACATGCCTAGGGGAGACTTCGGTCAGGTTGCTtgctgctccatcccttccttgCCAAGCTTGGTCCTTCAGTTTTCTGCTTCAAGAAAATCTTTCCCTCTTGGCAAAATCTTGTCCTCTGCTTGCAGAATATAAAGCCTTTTAGAAAGGGAAGGTGCTATATGATGGTTACGCCTACAGGTCTGCAGACTTTTTCTCTCTGGTGGGGGATTTTAACCAGGGAGGTTTTCTGCGATATGGCCAAGCTCTGATCCCTCTGCTGAAGGGTATTATAAGGCTGCATTAATGTGTCCATTGCTCCTATTCATCTGGGagctcagcagctccagccccattGCTCTGGAAACGCCGTTGGTGGCAAGCAGGAATGTTGGGGCTGTTCTTCTCCACTTGCTCTCACTTTGGTCGGGCACTTTGTTTTCCAGGCTGGCAGCCAGGACGGAAAAGCACCGACAACAGCTCTGGAGCCCAGCGTGGGCATCCCCCACCGGGTGGGCAGGAGCGGTGCCTGCCGCGGTGTGGGACAGAGCCGTgccggcagctcccgggggctcTGTGTGTCCGTGCCCGCAGCTTCTTCCACACCCTTGTGAGCACGACGCCACTGTGCGTGGGGACGAGGGCCCTTCCCTGTAAATCGCAGGTGGTGCTTTGAGGCATCTCTGGCCCTGCAGTGGCAGAGTACTGCCCAGCCTTGTCGCTGGGGTCCCGGCTAAGCAAGTGGGAGGAGGTGACCTGCAGTATTGTGCAcgctttgtttttcctgtggcATCTGCAAGATTTCCAGGCACAAGTAAGGGCTGCCCAAGTAGCACATGGGCAAAGCCCGTAGGAATTAGGAGAAAAACGCAGGAGCAAAGCCCACAGCAATTCCTTCTCACTTGCTCTGCCTCCCTTCAGGTTTCTCTCCCAGAGGTCCCCAGTCATCCTAAGGAAATGATTGTTTTCACTGTGTTTGCCTTTTAGCTGTACGCCGAGTTTTGTCAGAAGATGCGAGAAAGGTCAAGTCAAACAATTAAGTGGCTATAAAGTGTCACTGCCTCagcagcacccagacccccccccgtCAAGCTCAGAGCAGCTCGGGGTTTTAAAACAACGATGTTGTAACGCTCTCACCCTTTGTCTTTGCAGGGCTGTAGAAGAATGTTTCAACTACcccaataattaaaaaaatgcctgCTAGTTGTTTGCTCTTCAAGTGTTCCTGCTGGTTCCCTGTAGTTAACGCAGGAAATGCTGTGGGAACCAAGGGAGAGACTGGTCCAGAGAAGCAGAATAAATTAGGATCATTATTTTGCCCTGATTCATGCTGGGGATATCCAGTTGTTTGTTTTACATGGGCACTGGAGCTGGGGGTTTGCGTTCGGATGTGGCTGAAGAGCCGCATCTCTGCTCTAAAGCCGCTGCTTGCCGCAGTGGGACCTGGTAGGTGGGACCTGGTAGGTGGGACCACCAAGGGGCTTGGCTGGAGAAAGGAGCAGGCTGCCGTGCCGGGAGGCAGTGGGGCCCAGGTGGTACATGCCATGCTTCTGGTTAGTCCACGATGGGCTGCTGCTGACCTGATGGTCACGTCATCTACCTCGGTTCAGAGGAGGCTATGGCCTCAGAGGGAGCTGCCTGCTCGGCGAAGCAAGCCCTAGTTTCATCCCGAGGCAAAGCgtgccttttccttcttttgacgGCTTTCCAAGCTCAGTTCTTAAAAGGTAAATTTCTAGATGGTCTTTAAATGGTCTCCTTCCCACCCTCACCCCACCTCCACGGCCCAAATACCCTCAAACAGCTTTCTCCCCCTGCAGAGGCCTTTGCCTCTGCCCTTGCCCCGTGTAAAGCCGAGGAGCTTCCCAAAAGGTCCTGTGCGGCTCATGCCACTTGAGGGCAGTGGTTGCCTGCCCAAGAGCCTGGTTGCTCTCTGAGGATAAAAGACATCATAAAACAACAAAGTCTTACCGTAGGTGCCGTCGCTTGGATTGTTTTTATTAAGTCGGGTACTCCCAAATTCAGAGATACGGTCCGATACGCCAGGCATCACAGGATGCTTAACAAAGGTAAGGCGTTaaaggagatattaaaaacccccacaacactACACAAATTAGCAGACTTCCTGTTGGAGCTCAAAATGAGCTGtgttgtggattattttttttaattaaagacacCAAAGGAGCCAGTGCTTTGTGCTTTCATAACGCAGCTTCATAAATTCACCGGATAAATATGAAATGGCTCACACGCCCCTTTTGCTGATGGGGAGCTGAGAGCCATTTTTCCAGTTTGCAGCTGGGATTGTCACTTCTTCTGTAGTTTTTACGGAATGAATGTAATTTGAGCTCAGCCCAGTTGTTACCCAAAGGCCATACTTCAGCAGAGGTGCACGATAAGAGCAGCAGTGACTTGATATGTGCCAGATTTCACACTATGTTGGCCCACCGCTGGAGACATGACCTTGCCCTTATTTTGCTCAGGTAAGGTTTTCTCACTGTATTGTCACGTGCTTGGCTAATGGATTTGCTCGTTTCTGTGTGCTTTTGAGGCAATTTGCCCACCACAGCCTTGCCCACATGGCCAGAGGGCTGTCAGGGGGTTGAAGGACTTCTGCAGGGACAATCATGACTTGTCACAACTTGTACTAGCTGTGGCTCTCCCGTGCCACAGTTTTGGTCCTGTTCAtgttttttcacttctgtcaCCACCTGAGGATGCAACCCACTTAAATGGGATGCCCTCCAACTAAAATCTAGGTCTGGTCTGCCCTGTCGTGGGAAAAGTTGTGGTTTTGGAGTGGTGGTTAGGTCTGCTGAGATAGGGTCAGAAACAAGAACAAATTGAATGGACTTGTCTAGAGAAGCAAACCACTTGCCACCCTGCTATGGAGCAGTCTGGGCACAAGCTGCCACGTACCATTGGCCAGGGCAGCTGTAGCCTGATCCCACGGTGATGGCCAcactcctctctcctcacccCGGTGTCGGGTGCCATCCTGTTGCCATGCCAGCTGCATGTTGGAGATGGCTACCCACTGTGTCACAGGGAAGGGGCACATCTGGAGTGGGATGgggccggcggggtggggggcgcagGAGAGGCTCCCCCAGCTCTTCACGGTCCTGCTGGTTCCCAgcagcaaggctgaaagcccT
Protein-coding sequences here:
- the SLC10A1 gene encoding hepatic sodium/bile acid cotransporter — its product is MNKTKGALESPELRSPGCTQSNSVASEAPPLAFGQQATDKALNVILIVVLFVIMVSLGCTMEIAKITTHLRKPKGVAIAVMAQYGVMPLTAFVLGKLFQLGAIESLAILICGCCPGGNLSNVFSLALRGDMNLSIVMTACSTILAIGLMPLLLYLYSGGLYEDDLEGKVPYKGIITSLVLMLIPCAIGIILNEKKPQYTGFIIKAGMVVFLLSSAAIIVLSVASVGSSITAIFSPSLLGSSALMPFIGFLLGYVLSAVFKLNERCRRTVCMETGCQNVQLCSTILKVAFAPEIIGPLYFFPLLYLLFQLGEGLLLILVFRIHDRIKKPNDAAKTTRAAGDAVTAQEMKPTSRPCRNAGKPGTQHRRILRQLLSPPLRAPPPAAGSQVSSSSV